In the genome of Cryptomeria japonica chromosome 8, Sugi_1.0, whole genome shotgun sequence, one region contains:
- the LOC131048795 gene encoding probable UDP-N-acetylglucosamine--peptide N-acetylglucosaminyltransferase SEC, which produces MDPEIFTTWCNILKRVPNSALWLLRFPAAGESNVRAFAAAQGVRPEQIIFTDVAAKSEHIRRNALADLLLDTPLCNAHTTGTDILWAGLPMITLPLEKMATRVAGSLCHATGWIF; this is translated from the coding sequence ATGGATCCAGAGATCTTCACAACATGGTGCAATATTCTTAAGCGTGTACCAAATAGTGCCTTATGGCTTCTGAGATTTCCTGCTGCTGGCGAGAGTAATGTGCGAGCCTTTGCTGCTGCACAGGGTGTTCGACCTGAACAGATTATTTTCACTGATGTAGCTGCTAAGAGTGAACATATACGTCGCAATGCATTGGCTGACCTTCTCCTTGACACGCCATTATGCAACGCACACACTACTGGCACAGATATTCTTTGGGCTGGTCTGCCTATGATAACTTTGCCTCTTGAAAAGATGGCTACACGGGTGGCTGGATCTTTGTGTCATGCCACAGGCTGGATCTTTTAA